A single window of Bacteroidota bacterium DNA harbors:
- a CDS encoding T9SS type A sorting domain-containing protein: MKKLLLLLFGIYFSLTLFSQNSAITKKATGFKNGQSQYIPEENISTITGVNTPVRISGAKHQVITENTMKVAAAATKFTSSMNVFGVLNSTSKPLQFTPNVNIISFIHRKSPTYVTSPFSNSGSVVGMISSNNGISWDSTCVWTNTTSIAARYPQGGIYNPLGNTNKNNAYLIGCGPLMDPAIGWTGNFYSSKSLNGAGTPTPGIDQQAHLNASPTIKKHSLSMHSFSSIEGGFVRSMGLILNDPNSNNPAIFGLRGAAMTKGQFNAGAFVWSVDSFIPCVMSKPGGGKYLNEKVLQAWDESGTIGYVVLLGVSCGANPCQQSYQPIVYKTTNSGSTWALLPQTTFLSPVIRNRIATVNTNSNLAVPYFDVQEGWDATVDNSGALHIAATVVGAYSSHPDSLDYIYTFGPQQYKHAYGGSFGYPTLYDFKCNSIGSWGVMTVDSMGTEFVPATEPSNPWINGMFGKFELGTRIQMSRSVDGKRIFYSWTESDSTIVGAKWNIYPDIKMKSFDNTTFLSTNRFNVTTGTNADQQSYFHFMSPKASGNSSSCNNVPLTITTNPIADGSLPVQHYYIDHASFCSSTYTVPTSSTLYPAYYPLTSGCNVIGLTEDFDGKSQISVYPNPSNGLFFIQSEKEKINQITIMDNLGRKVFKEANFSNDNSMTINLDNFTRGVYYITVRLDNNVITEKLILQ; the protein is encoded by the coding sequence GAAAACATCAGTACGATTACTGGTGTAAATACTCCTGTTAGAATTTCCGGAGCAAAGCACCAAGTAATAACAGAGAATACAATGAAGGTAGCTGCTGCAGCCACAAAGTTTACTTCTTCCATGAACGTTTTTGGTGTTTTGAATTCTACTTCCAAACCATTACAATTTACGCCGAACGTGAATATCATTTCTTTTATTCATCGTAAGAGTCCAACGTATGTGACAAGCCCCTTCAGTAATTCAGGAAGTGTTGTTGGAATGATCTCAAGTAACAACGGTATAAGTTGGGATTCAACATGTGTTTGGACGAATACAACAAGCATTGCCGCTAGATATCCGCAAGGCGGAATTTATAATCCATTAGGGAATACAAATAAAAACAATGCGTATTTAATTGGTTGTGGTCCACTAATGGATCCTGCTATTGGCTGGACTGGAAATTTCTATTCGAGCAAATCTCTGAATGGAGCCGGAACTCCAACGCCAGGAATCGACCAACAAGCGCACTTAAACGCATCGCCAACAATTAAAAAACATTCTTTATCGATGCATTCATTCTCTAGTATTGAAGGTGGATTCGTTCGCTCTATGGGATTAATATTAAATGACCCTAACAGTAACAACCCCGCAATATTTGGATTGAGAGGCGCCGCTATGACTAAAGGTCAATTTAATGCAGGTGCATTTGTTTGGAGTGTTGATTCGTTTATACCCTGTGTAATGTCAAAACCGGGAGGAGGAAAATATTTAAACGAGAAAGTTTTACAGGCATGGGATGAAAGTGGAACCATTGGATATGTTGTTTTATTAGGGGTATCCTGCGGTGCCAATCCATGTCAGCAAAGCTATCAGCCCATTGTGTATAAGACTACTAACTCCGGTTCAACGTGGGCTCTTCTTCCACAAACAACATTTCTTTCCCCTGTAATCAGAAATCGAATTGCAACTGTGAATACAAACAGTAATTTGGCCGTGCCCTATTTTGATGTGCAGGAAGGTTGGGATGCAACCGTAGATAACTCAGGTGCTTTACATATCGCAGCTACTGTAGTTGGCGCATATAGTTCGCATCCGGATTCTTTAGACTACATCTATACATTTGGACCACAACAATACAAGCATGCTTATGGAGGATCCTTTGGTTACCCAACTTTATATGACTTCAAATGCAATTCGATTGGGAGCTGGGGAGTAATGACTGTTGACTCGATGGGCACTGAATTTGTACCCGCAACAGAGCCTTCTAACCCATGGATAAATGGGATGTTCGGAAAATTTGAATTAGGCACAAGAATTCAAATGAGCCGAAGTGTAGATGGAAAAAGAATATTTTATAGTTGGACAGAATCCGACAGTACAATTGTAGGTGCAAAATGGAATATTTATCCTGATATAAAAATGAAATCTTTTGATAATACAACATTTCTATCAACCAATCGTTTTAATGTTACAACGGGCACTAATGCCGACCAGCAATCTTACTTTCACTTTATGAGCCCAAAAGCAAGCGGTAATAGTTCAAGTTGCAATAATGTTCCTCTCACAATAACCACCAATCCTATAGCTGACGGATCACTACCTGTTCAACATTATTACATAGACCATGCAAGCTTTTGTAGTTCGACTTATACAGTACCTACTAGTTCTACATTATACCCTGCTTATTACCCACTTACATCGGGCTGTAATGTTATTGGATTAACTGAAGATTTTGATGGAAAATCTCAAATCTCAGTTTACCCAAATCCAAGTAATGGATTATTTTTCATTCAGAGTGAAAAAGAAAAAATAAATCAAATAACAATTATGGATAACTTAGGTAGAAAAGTTTTCAAAGAAGCAAATTTTTCAAATGACAATTCAATGACAATTAACCTGGATAATTTCACGCGAGGTGTATATTATATTACTGTTCGTTTAGATAATAATGTGATAACGGAAAAATTAATTCTTCAATAA